TTAGAGAAGTGAGCATGCctgtttccttccctctccaatAAAGAGGATAATCAACCCAGAAACAGGACAGAGCAGTTAATACATTTCCCCCAACCCAAATTCTTCTTCCTGTGTAATTTAAACTTTCACTCACAAGccttgctgcaggaaggagtGAAAGTGTTATTCTTGCATCTTGTCATTCTTGCACCCTCTCAGACTGAGAGCATTAGATCTGGCTTGGAGGATCTGGTTGGATCTGCTGCCTGAAGCACcaggctgctccccagggctcccccagtTTGGTTTTATCTTGGAGCTGTGTCAGGTGGGagcctggcagcccccaggTGTGGCCACGTGCTGGGTGTGACAAATTTCATTAGCagagagctccagctcctgctctggagtGAATGTGAGCAGGCTGGGGTGAATTCCACCAGAAGTGACTTCTCCTTTTAGAATCAAAAAGGTAAgaatgaaacactgaaaacaaagcagcaaattGAAACAGCATTGCAGAGCTGTAACGGGGCAGAATCAGACTCTGCTGCATTTATATTCAGTATTTCCACTTCCCTCACAGGAgattaaggatttttttctaacttTGTTACACATTTGAATACTGGCTCACatacagcattttaaattatatctgAATGTGTTGGAGCTATAtttaaatactggaaaaatAAGCTGTCATGCTGCAAGCTGTGTTTTAATAACCCAGCAATGGGCTATATTTTATAGTCATTTTCATATTATTATTACTTGTGTTTTAATCTAGCAATCTGCATCAGGCTGATAGCAAATAGGCACAGCTTCCCATTCTGAGAGTTCAGTGGTCATTAAACTCTCCTCAGCAGAAAAGTCCTGTAATGAGATTTTAGCAGATCCTCAGGTTTTTGCTGATGTGTTAAGTGCTTAATTTCAGCCCAGGAATTGAAATGTCCATGCTCTGTAACCTCAAAtaagagggaagggagaaaatatCTGAGGCTAATACCCTCCATGGCAACTTAATGCTGATTTACCCACTGCTCTAGCTGCattttttgtgcttctttccCATTTACTGGcctcaaaaccagcaggaaCAGTTACATCTCATgaacatttctggtttttttccccctccaggCGCCAGGATGTCCTGACAGTCACACCATGGCTGGCCCCCATCGTCTGGGAAGGGACCTTTGATCCTGAGATCCTGGACAGTGCCTACAGACCCCTGAACCTCACCATCGGGGTGACAGCCTTTGCTGTTGGAAAGTAAGGGAAGCACTCAGTGGTCACAGTTCTTGGGGTGATGCCCTTCCTCTGTGCAAAGATGATTTTggctttcctttccctgaaatTTGCCCCAGTTTATAGGGGGGTTTTGTGCCCATGCAGTGTGTCTGGAATCACACAAGCCCACAACAACTTGGGGTACCTGAGGTGTGGGCAGTGTTTTTTAAGAATTAGCAGGTGCCTTGGGAATTAGAACTGGTCAAAATGGGGATAATCCACTCACCCCTCACCCTCCACTCCACCTGTTGCATGTGTAGTGAGTGGATTCTTGCAGGGATAATCAGTGAACTCTCCTCACTCCTTGTCCTGCATTCTCTAACGTGCTCTTCATAATCCACCACACATCCCcttggaatcccagaatggtttgggttggaggggaccttaaaattcatctcctcccagcccctgccatggacagggacaccttccactagaccaggttgcaTCAACctgtccttggacacttccagggatgggacagccagagcttctctgggaccctgtgccagggcttccccaccctcacagggaacagtTCCTTCCTAAAATCTgatctaaccctgccctccttcagctgcaggCCATTCccctgatgccttgtgaaggctgacctagaacagagactaggtggagctaaagaataaagtagggatttattaagaGGCCTCAAAGccccaccttgggcagcacaacccaaaatgTGCACCAAAAATTGACAACTGGTCACAGGGTCTCTCACTTGtataagttctgctccatttgcatattggagttaacTGTCCAGTTACAGATctaggttatgaagtcccatccttcttgtttttctctctccagcccacattGTTTATGttcttgggcctgagatttggataATTTGTGCTTGGTCCCCTAGACCAAGCTAGGGCAGCTAGAGAATTGAAtagaattcaatttttttaattgaatagAATTCGATGTTTTGAATTGAATAGAATTGAATAGAATTCCATTTTTTTGAATTGgttcttttctgaaaagaatagaattccttgttttgtctccctgctctgtgcagagagctcaccatcccctcatataaagcccagacccacccactgaagcagcacagaatgtgaaaaatagaaaatctaaACCTGAGGCAGCACCCCTTTCCTCTATCACCCCTGCCCTTGCAGAAGGCCAGAGCAGggccctccctgtccctgctgtgccccacgGGCTGTGTCTGCTCAGGTACACCAGGTTCGTGCGTCGCTTCCTGGACTCGGCGGAGCAGCACTTCCTGAGGGGCTACAGGGTGAACTATTACATCTTCACTGACAGCCCCCAgagcatcccccagccccagctgcagccagggcgCAGCCTGCTCACCGTGCCCGTGCAGAgacagcccagctggcaggagaTCTCCATGCGCAGGATGGAGGCCATCAGCCGGCACCTGGCCCAGGAGAGGCACAGGCAGGTGCAGTACCTCTTCTGCCTGGACATTGACATGGTGTTCCACAACCCCTGGGGCCCTGAGACCCTGGGGGACATGGTGGCAGCCATCCACCCCGGCTACTTCGATGTGCCACGAGAGCAGTTCCCTTATGAGAGGAGGAGCTCCTCAGCTGCCTTCATCCCTGAGGGAGAAGGGGATTTCTACTACGGAGGGGCCGTGTTTGGAGGCTTGGTGGAGAAGGTCTATGAGTTCACCAAGATGTGCCACATGACCATCCTGGCAGACAAAGCCAACGGGATcatggcagcctggcaggaggagagtCACCTCAACAGGCACTTCCTGTCCCACAAACCCTCCAAGCTGCTTTCTCCAGAGTACATATGGGATGACAGGAAGCCAAAGCCCCCCCAAATCCGCCTCATACGGTTTTCCACGGTGAATAAGAACTACAAAGAGGTCAGAAACTGACCATCCCTGCAGAGAGATCCTCCACGAAgccaaacccaccaaaattAGCCCCTCCAGAATGTGCCCCACCTTGAATTTTTGTTCCTGGTAGGAGCAAACTGGGA
The Serinus canaria isolate serCan28SL12 chromosome 17, serCan2020, whole genome shotgun sequence DNA segment above includes these coding regions:
- the GBGT1 gene encoding globoside alpha-1,3-N-acetylgalactosaminyltransferase 1 — protein: MISRKGLVASLVCLGGVAAVIWAVAGSGKVHYLPYYLPCPEIFSTKLQYTEEKPIQLFPQLFYQQPRVLAPKRQDVLTVTPWLAPIVWEGTFDPEILDSAYRPLNLTIGVTAFAVGKYTRFVRRFLDSAEQHFLRGYRVNYYIFTDSPQSIPQPQLQPGRSLLTVPVQRQPSWQEISMRRMEAISRHLAQERHRQVQYLFCLDIDMVFHNPWGPETLGDMVAAIHPGYFDVPREQFPYERRSSSAAFIPEGEGDFYYGGAVFGGLVEKVYEFTKMCHMTILADKANGIMAAWQEESHLNRHFLSHKPSKLLSPEYIWDDRKPKPPQIRLIRFSTVNKNYKEVRN